In the Paenibacillus sp. FSL H7-0357 genome, one interval contains:
- a CDS encoding ABC transporter ATP-binding protein, translated as MSRGFGAAGFGGGPGHGKLKFDDDELHPKISKQLLLRISKYFLPYWKQTLLVMIVLCVSAVLGLLPPILIQHIIDQALPDKNLHLLLLLVLASLGATVVSGLLGVLQNYLNSFISQNIVHDMKNQMYSHLQRMPLQFYSSVKQGEVITRMTSDISGIQGVFSNTIVNFASNLFILATTAVTLFIMNWKLALLGIFVIPLFILPTRKMGNLSWKLAKKTQEKFSEQNEVIEETLSISGYLLMKLFTKEKAEYSNFKTINAEATQLQIRQSMAGRWFMMVLSTFTSIGPLLIYLYGGYLFIQGELTVGTIITFVALLGRLYGPVLQMTNLYVDIKRSAALFERIFDYFDMDPQIVDSPLALHINASGKDIEFRDVNFAYQQDKPALRHISFTAAAGTLTALVGPSGAGKTTITNLIPRLYELDSGAITIGGKDIRDFTLDSLRSQIGLVTQDTYLFNGTIKENLLYANPEASEAEIMDACRSAYIHDFIMELPEGYDTVVGNRGIKLSGGEKQRISIARVLLKNPPIIIMDEATSSLDTVSEYYIQQAMHVLLLNKTSLVIAHRLSTIMAADTILVVKAGSIVEEGTHDSLLKNDGVYRDLYNKQFEPKILS; from the coding sequence ATGTCAAGAGGTTTTGGTGCAGCAGGATTTGGTGGCGGACCTGGGCATGGCAAGCTAAAATTTGATGATGATGAGCTGCATCCGAAGATTTCCAAGCAGCTTCTGCTGCGGATTTCTAAGTATTTTCTTCCCTACTGGAAGCAAACGCTTCTGGTTATGATCGTATTATGTGTTTCTGCAGTTCTGGGGCTTTTGCCGCCCATCCTGATCCAGCATATTATCGACCAGGCGCTGCCGGACAAAAATCTGCATCTGCTGTTGTTGCTGGTCCTGGCTTCATTAGGCGCAACCGTTGTCTCGGGACTGCTGGGAGTGCTGCAAAATTATTTGAATTCTTTTATATCGCAAAATATCGTCCATGATATGAAAAACCAGATGTACAGTCATCTCCAGCGGATGCCGCTGCAATTCTACTCCAGTGTCAAACAGGGGGAAGTCATCACCCGGATGACTAGCGATATCTCGGGAATTCAAGGTGTGTTCAGCAACACGATTGTTAATTTTGCCAGTAATTTATTTATCCTTGCCACCACTGCGGTGACGCTCTTTATTATGAATTGGAAGCTGGCGCTGCTTGGAATATTTGTTATTCCTCTATTCATACTACCTACCCGTAAAATGGGCAATTTGAGCTGGAAGCTGGCTAAAAAAACACAAGAGAAATTCTCCGAACAGAATGAAGTCATTGAGGAAACGTTAAGTATCAGCGGCTATTTATTAATGAAGCTGTTCACCAAAGAAAAAGCGGAATATTCAAATTTCAAAACGATTAATGCAGAAGCTACACAACTGCAAATCCGCCAATCAATGGCCGGGCGCTGGTTCATGATGGTCCTCTCCACCTTTACCAGCATTGGACCGCTGCTGATCTACTTGTACGGCGGATATCTGTTCATCCAAGGTGAGCTAACTGTCGGTACGATCATCACTTTTGTCGCCTTACTCGGCAGACTGTACGGGCCGGTCTTGCAAATGACAAATTTGTATGTCGATATTAAACGCTCCGCAGCGCTTTTCGAGCGGATCTTTGATTATTTTGACATGGATCCACAGATTGTCGATTCTCCGCTTGCCCTGCACATCAACGCTTCCGGGAAGGACATCGAATTCCGTGACGTAAACTTCGCTTATCAGCAGGATAAACCGGCGCTCCGCCATATTTCCTTCACTGCTGCTGCCGGAACCCTAACCGCCCTCGTCGGGCCCAGCGGTGCCGGCAAAACAACGATCACGAACCTCATCCCGCGCCTCTATGAGCTTGATTCCGGTGCGATCACCATCGGCGGCAAGGATATCCGCGATTTCACACTGGACTCGCTTCGCTCACAGATTGGTCTGGTGACGCAGGATACCTATCTGTTCAACGGAACGATCAAGGAAAATTTGCTGTACGCAAATCCAGAGGCCAGCGAAGCAGAGATCATGGATGCCTGCAGATCCGCTTATATTCATGATTTTATTATGGAATTGCCTGAGGGTTATGATACCGTTGTGGGTAACCGGGGCATCAAACTGTCCGGCGGTGAAAAGCAGCGAATCTCCATTGCCCGGGTGCTGCTCAAAAATCCGCCGATTATCATCATGGATGAGGCCACATCCTCGCTCGATACGGTGTCGGAATACTACATTCAGCAGGCCATGCATGTGCTGCTCCTGAACAAGACCAGCCTTGTCATCGCCCATCGGCTGTCCACGATTATGGCCGCTGATACGATTCTGGTGGTTAAGGCCGGTTCGATCGTCGAAGAAGGCACACATGACTCGTTGCTGAAGAATGACGGGGTCTATAGGGATTTGTATAACAAGCAATTTGAACCAAAGATACTGTCGTGA
- a CDS encoding DUF5682 family protein, whose amino-acid sequence MKAAEAGVHIFGVRHLSPGGAKHLLEYLDQLQPTAVLIEGPSDASDEIRHLTHKVTKPPVAILAFTDELPVRTVLWPFAVYSPEYQGMKWAKENGAEALFIDLPSSVTLGLQDMKRQQRGSGQEAKPAAVEAEESSAAEMQDEESLYSRIARLAGEYDYDMYWERNYEHNANAGAYRAAVLSFSAQMRELAEEKELREQPSEYAYNVLRESYMRRQIKKMIAAGHEPQKIVVICGAYHASALADLSESMSDEELAALPSRSTKLTLMPYSYYKLSTMSGYGAGNGAPHYFQMMWEAMAAGRPEELPHLYLSSVARRVRGSGTHRSTAEVIEAVRLAESLASLHGGSAPTLRDLRDAAQTLLGHGELSVVADALARVDVGTAIGSLAEGVSQTPIQDDLNRLLKRYKLEKYKSTVASELSLDLRENRRVSSVEAAYLDLHRSVLFHRLTLLGISFAKNRPSGQEGATWAEHWVIQWSPEVEIQVVESTLLGETVEVAGAYVLRERLQECRSIAEASALIRIACQCGMTAQMEEASRVLQNLAALSRDVAGIAAAASELSTIISFGDIRKVDTAPLVPLMEELFRRGCLFLLDASGCNDEAAGSMLTAINELNGISLEHGETLDEGLWLQELQQLAERDDRNPRLSGFACAILMERAAISAEEVAAEVSRRLSPGIPADLGAGWFEGLSMRNRYGLLSRMSLWEQLNSYINALADDEFKRALVFLRRAFSTFSPREKTMISELLGELWGVNVEQAAEILTGELKEEEAKMLDELNDFDFGDF is encoded by the coding sequence ATTAAGGCTGCTGAAGCTGGAGTGCATATTTTCGGGGTGCGGCATCTGTCACCGGGCGGCGCAAAGCATCTGCTGGAATACCTGGATCAGCTTCAGCCGACAGCGGTGCTGATCGAAGGGCCTAGCGATGCTTCCGATGAAATCCGCCATCTGACACATAAAGTTACGAAACCCCCGGTGGCGATTTTAGCCTTTACCGATGAGCTGCCGGTGCGTACCGTTCTCTGGCCTTTTGCCGTCTATTCTCCGGAATATCAGGGCATGAAGTGGGCTAAAGAGAATGGAGCGGAGGCGTTATTTATTGATTTGCCTTCTTCTGTAACGCTGGGCTTGCAGGATATGAAGAGACAGCAGCGGGGCAGCGGGCAGGAAGCTAAGCCCGCTGCCGTTGAAGCCGAAGAATCTTCTGCAGCAGAAATGCAGGACGAAGAATCGCTCTACAGCCGGATTGCCCGGTTGGCAGGCGAGTATGATTATGATATGTACTGGGAGCGTAATTACGAGCATAATGCGAATGCCGGGGCATACCGTGCAGCGGTCCTATCCTTCTCCGCACAAATGCGTGAACTGGCGGAAGAGAAGGAGCTGCGGGAGCAGCCGTCCGAATATGCCTACAATGTGCTGCGTGAGTCTTATATGAGGCGGCAGATCAAGAAGATGATTGCCGCCGGACATGAGCCGCAGAAGATCGTCGTCATCTGTGGTGCCTACCATGCTTCGGCTCTGGCCGATCTTTCGGAAAGCATGAGTGATGAAGAACTGGCTGCGCTGCCTTCACGCAGTACGAAGCTGACGCTGATGCCTTATTCGTATTACAAACTGTCCACGATGTCCGGCTATGGCGCGGGGAACGGGGCTCCCCATTATTTCCAAATGATGTGGGAAGCCATGGCTGCCGGGCGGCCGGAGGAGCTGCCGCATCTGTACTTGTCTTCGGTGGCGCGCCGTGTGCGCGGCTCCGGCACACACCGCTCAACCGCAGAGGTTATTGAAGCGGTCCGGCTGGCGGAGTCGCTGGCGTCGCTGCACGGCGGCAGTGCACCCACGCTGCGGGATCTGCGCGATGCCGCACAGACGCTTCTCGGCCACGGTGAGCTGTCGGTTGTAGCCGATGCTCTGGCCAGAGTAGACGTTGGCACAGCCATTGGCAGCCTTGCCGAAGGGGTCAGCCAGACTCCGATTCAGGATGATCTGAACAGGCTGCTCAAACGTTATAAACTGGAGAAATATAAATCGACGGTAGCCAGTGAACTGTCGCTTGATCTCAGGGAGAACCGCAGGGTGTCAAGCGTTGAGGCAGCCTATCTGGACCTGCACCGTTCTGTGCTGTTCCACCGGCTCACTCTGCTCGGCATTTCATTTGCCAAGAACCGGCCAAGCGGTCAGGAGGGAGCTACCTGGGCTGAGCACTGGGTGATCCAGTGGTCGCCGGAGGTGGAGATACAGGTTGTAGAATCCACCCTGCTGGGAGAGACGGTGGAAGTGGCCGGAGCCTATGTGCTGCGTGAACGGCTGCAGGAATGCCGCTCCATCGCCGAAGCTTCGGCACTCATCCGGATTGCCTGCCAATGCGGCATGACTGCCCAGATGGAGGAGGCCAGCAGAGTGCTGCAGAATCTGGCTGCCCTCAGCCGGGATGTGGCCGGCATCGCAGCGGCCGCCAGCGAGCTGTCGACGATTATCAGCTTTGGCGACATCCGTAAGGTGGATACCGCGCCGCTGGTACCGCTAATGGAGGAGTTGTTCCGGCGCGGCTGCCTGTTCCTGCTGGATGCCAGCGGCTGCAACGACGAAGCGGCCGGCAGTATGCTGACTGCCATCAATGAGCTGAACGGGATTTCACTTGAGCATGGCGAAACGCTGGATGAAGGTTTATGGCTGCAGGAGCTGCAGCAGTTAGCAGAGCGGGATGACCGCAATCCGCGGCTGTCCGGCTTCGCCTGCGCCATTCTGATGGAGCGGGCTGCAATTTCTGCGGAGGAAGTCGCAGCGGAAGTATCGCGCAGATTATCTCCGGGGATACCGGCCGATCTTGGAGCCGGCTGGTTTGAAGGGCTCTCCATGCGCAACCGGTACGGACTGCTGTCGCGCATGAGCCTGTGGGAACAGCTGAACAGCTATATCAATGCTCTTGCGGATGATGAATTCAAGCGTGCACTCGTCTTTCTGCGCCGGGCATTCAGCACCTTCTCTCCACGGGAGAAGACGATGATTTCCGAGCTGCTGGGCGAGCTGTGGGGTGTGAATGTGGAGCAGGCCGCAGAGATTCTCACCGGGGAGCTGAAGGAGGAAGAGGCCAAAATGCTGGATGAGCTAAATGATTTTGACTTCGGTGACTTTTAG
- the asd gene encoding aspartate-semialdehyde dehydrogenase produces the protein MSSKLRAGIVGGTGMVGQRFIALLENHPWFQVTAIAASANSAGKTYEQSVKGRWKLSTPMPEAVKSIMVQDASKVEEVAADVDLIFCAVDMKKEEIKALEEAYARTGTPVISNNSAHRWTPDVPMVVPEINPEHLEVIAQQRKRLGTETGFIAVKPNCSIQSYVGMLHALNEFKPSKVVVTTYQAISGAGKTFVDWPEMVDNVIPFIGGEEEKSEQEPLRIWGTVTDGGIVKSEQPVITSQCIRVPVADGHMAAVFASFEQKPSKEEILERWNSYKGRPQELELPSAPKQFITYFEEENRPQTQLDRDIENGMGISAGRLREDSLYDYKFVGLSHNTVRGAAGGAVLIAELLKAEGYIQPK, from the coding sequence ATGTCAAGTAAGTTAAGAGCGGGTATCGTCGGCGGTACCGGTATGGTGGGTCAACGGTTTATTGCACTCCTTGAGAATCATCCCTGGTTTCAGGTGACAGCTATTGCCGCCAGTGCCAATTCGGCAGGCAAAACGTATGAACAATCAGTCAAAGGCAGATGGAAGCTGTCTACACCTATGCCTGAAGCAGTGAAGAGCATCATGGTACAGGATGCTTCCAAGGTAGAGGAAGTGGCTGCGGATGTGGATTTGATCTTCTGCGCCGTGGATATGAAGAAGGAAGAGATCAAGGCGCTGGAAGAAGCTTATGCGCGTACCGGCACGCCGGTAATCTCCAACAACTCTGCGCACCGCTGGACTCCGGATGTTCCAATGGTGGTACCGGAAATCAACCCGGAGCATCTTGAGGTCATTGCACAGCAGCGCAAACGTCTGGGTACGGAAACCGGGTTCATCGCTGTGAAACCGAACTGTTCGATCCAGAGCTACGTGGGGATGCTGCATGCACTGAACGAGTTCAAGCCTTCTAAGGTTGTCGTGACAACTTATCAGGCAATTTCCGGCGCCGGCAAAACGTTTGTTGATTGGCCGGAGATGGTAGATAACGTGATTCCGTTCATCGGCGGCGAAGAAGAGAAGAGCGAGCAGGAGCCGCTGCGGATCTGGGGAACGGTTACGGACGGAGGGATTGTCAAGAGCGAACAGCCGGTGATCACTTCACAATGTATCCGTGTGCCTGTCGCTGACGGCCATATGGCTGCAGTATTTGCCTCCTTTGAGCAGAAGCCGTCCAAGGAAGAAATTCTTGAACGCTGGAACAGCTACAAAGGACGTCCGCAGGAACTGGAACTGCCAAGCGCACCAAAACAATTCATCACCTACTTCGAAGAAGAAAACCGTCCTCAGACTCAGCTCGACAGAGATATCGAGAATGGCATGGGCATTTCTGCCGGCAGACTCCGCGAGGATTCGCTATACGACTATAAGTTCGTCGGCCTGTCTCACAACACTGTGAGAGGCGCTGCCGGAGGAGCCGTGCTGATTGCCGAGCTGCTGAAGGCTGAAGGTTATATTCAGCCGAAATAA
- a CDS encoding AAA family ATPase yields the protein MSTGQEQLQDYMRLPAEVLYREELEALRKEDKGKIPAGWQMSPRAVLTFITGGKAGKTIITPKYIGNSRLIEMAVATLVTDRALLLIGEPGTAKSWLSENLAAAIYGNSGLVVQGTAGTSEEHVRYSWNYAMLLANGPTPEALVKSPIMRAMEDGGIARFEEISRCASEVQDALISILSEKTISVPELGKEAGARKGFSIIATANTRDRGVNEMSAALKRRFNIIVLPAPSDLETELAIVKKRVAEIASSYELQASVPADEALLKVVTIFRELRSGMTLDKKEKVKSPAGVISTAEAISLLTNSMALAASFGSGDLTDDDLAAGLQGAIVKDDDKDKLVWKEYLDNVMKKKGAEWRGLYQACKEMNE from the coding sequence ATGTCAACGGGACAAGAGCAGCTTCAGGATTACATGCGGCTGCCTGCGGAGGTATTATATCGTGAGGAGCTGGAAGCGCTGCGCAAGGAGGACAAAGGGAAGATTCCTGCCGGCTGGCAGATGTCTCCCCGGGCGGTGCTGACCTTCATAACTGGCGGCAAAGCCGGGAAAACGATCATTACACCGAAATATATCGGCAACTCAAGGTTGATTGAAATGGCGGTTGCCACCCTGGTCACTGACCGGGCGCTGCTTCTGATCGGTGAGCCGGGAACAGCCAAATCCTGGCTGTCTGAGAATCTGGCGGCGGCGATCTACGGCAACTCGGGGCTTGTTGTGCAAGGGACCGCCGGAACCAGTGAAGAGCATGTGCGTTATTCCTGGAATTACGCGATGCTCCTGGCGAACGGTCCTACTCCGGAAGCGCTGGTCAAGAGTCCGATCATGCGCGCCATGGAGGACGGCGGAATCGCCCGCTTCGAGGAAATCTCCCGCTGTGCTTCCGAGGTGCAGGATGCGCTGATCTCCATTCTGTCGGAGAAGACGATCTCTGTGCCGGAACTGGGCAAGGAGGCGGGCGCCCGCAAGGGCTTCTCCATTATTGCCACAGCCAACACGCGGGACCGCGGAGTCAACGAAATGTCCGCCGCACTCAAACGGCGGTTCAATATTATTGTGCTGCCGGCGCCTTCCGATCTTGAGACGGAGCTGGCCATCGTGAAGAAGCGGGTTGCGGAAATTGCTTCTTCGTATGAGCTGCAAGCTTCCGTTCCGGCGGATGAGGCGCTCCTGAAGGTGGTTACCATCTTCCGGGAGCTGCGCAGCGGCATGACGTTAGACAAGAAGGAGAAGGTGAAGTCACCGGCTGGGGTTATCTCTACGGCAGAAGCCATTTCTCTGCTGACCAACAGTATGGCGCTGGCGGCAAGCTTCGGCAGCGGCGATCTGACTGACGATGATCTGGCCGCCGGTCTTCAGGGAGCGATTGTCAAGGATGATGACAAGGATAAACTGGTCTGGAAGGAATACCTGGACAATGTGATGAAGAAAAAAGGAGCAGAGTGGCGCGGCCTGTACCAGGCATGTAAGGAGATGAACGAGTGA
- a CDS encoding VWA domain-containing protein encodes MTAENRQENTVSRWRLILGQEAEEALSGYGEGGRLALTEEELIMDAALAAIYDETGAGSSSGNAGTAKGKGAGTGRSAVHLSKWLGDVRNFFPEDVVSIIQSDAMERKGWKQLLFEPELLAAVKPDIKLIGTLLSLKGKIPEKTKDTARMLVQALVDELVKLLETDIRRAVTGALNKRQHSPLPSLSGLDWKLTIQRNLKHYDSERRIIIPERFYYFDRARRSKEWTVIVDIDQSGSMADSIIWASVIGSIFASIPALNTRVVAFDTEVVDLTEQCANDPVDMLFGIQLGGGTDIHKSVKYCEQFIEEPKKTLFIIVSDLYENGNQAGLVRRMRELREAGVRTMTLLALSDEGKPSYDERLAAQLSRDGTPCFACTPALLPALVEGALKGQDLGELAKRLGAS; translated from the coding sequence ATGACGGCGGAGAACAGGCAGGAGAATACGGTATCCCGCTGGCGGCTGATTCTGGGTCAGGAAGCGGAAGAAGCCTTGTCAGGCTATGGTGAAGGCGGCAGGCTTGCTCTGACAGAAGAGGAATTGATTATGGATGCAGCGCTTGCCGCCATCTATGATGAGACCGGTGCCGGCAGCAGCTCCGGGAATGCCGGCACCGCCAAGGGCAAAGGTGCCGGAACGGGGCGGAGCGCAGTCCACCTTTCGAAATGGCTCGGGGATGTGCGCAATTTTTTCCCGGAAGATGTAGTTTCGATTATTCAGAGCGATGCGATGGAGCGTAAGGGCTGGAAGCAGCTGCTGTTCGAGCCGGAGCTGCTGGCTGCCGTGAAGCCGGATATCAAGCTTATTGGTACCCTTCTATCACTAAAGGGCAAGATCCCGGAAAAGACCAAAGACACAGCAAGAATGCTGGTTCAGGCACTGGTCGACGAACTGGTCAAGCTGCTGGAGACGGATATCCGCCGGGCAGTGACAGGGGCTTTGAATAAGCGGCAGCATTCTCCTCTGCCATCGCTCAGCGGGCTGGACTGGAAGCTGACAATACAGCGGAACCTGAAACATTATGACTCGGAACGACGGATCATTATCCCTGAGCGGTTTTATTATTTTGACCGGGCGCGCCGCAGCAAAGAGTGGACGGTAATTGTTGACATTGACCAGAGCGGTTCCATGGCCGATTCCATTATCTGGGCTTCGGTCATCGGCTCGATCTTCGCCAGCATCCCGGCACTTAACACCCGTGTAGTAGCTTTTGATACAGAGGTTGTCGATCTTACCGAACAATGCGCCAATGATCCCGTAGACATGCTGTTCGGCATTCAGCTGGGCGGCGGTACGGATATCCATAAATCGGTGAAGTACTGTGAGCAGTTCATTGAAGAGCCTAAGAAGACACTCTTTATCATCGTCTCGGATCTGTATGAGAACGGCAATCAGGCCGGACTGGTGCGGCGGATGCGCGAGCTGCGCGAGGCGGGAGTCCGGACGATGACCCTGCTGGCTCTGTCGGATGAAGGGAAACCTTCCTATGATGAACGTCTGGCGGCGCAGCTGTCGCGGGATGGAACCCCGTGTTTTGCCTGCACACCTGCGTTGCTGCCGGCACTGGTCGAAGGCGCACTGAAGGGACAGGATTTGGGCGAGCTGGCCAAACGTCTGGGAGCTTCATAA
- a CDS encoding pseudouridine synthase: MRINKYISETGLYSRRETNRMITAGRISVNGEVCEPGATVEPGDVVAIDGQTVTPSKEKPVYLALNKPVGITCTAARQVEGNIIDFVGYPSRIFAVGRLDKHSEGLILMTNDGEIVNTMMRSENGHEKEYRVTVDKPVSETFLQDMSSGVAILGTVTKPCVTYAVSEYEFGIILTQGLNLQIRRMCKELGYRVLRLERIRIMNISLHGLERGHWRHLGEEEREELFFRLNG; the protein is encoded by the coding sequence ATGAGAATTAATAAGTATATCAGCGAAACGGGTCTTTACTCGCGCAGAGAAACGAACCGGATGATCACCGCCGGGCGGATTTCTGTCAATGGAGAGGTATGTGAACCGGGTGCCACCGTAGAGCCGGGGGATGTTGTAGCGATTGATGGACAGACCGTAACCCCCAGCAAGGAGAAACCTGTATATCTGGCACTCAATAAGCCTGTTGGGATCACTTGTACCGCTGCGCGGCAGGTGGAGGGCAATATTATAGATTTTGTCGGTTATCCCTCACGGATCTTTGCTGTTGGCCGTCTGGACAAACATTCCGAAGGTCTGATCCTGATGACCAATGACGGAGAAATCGTGAACACCATGATGCGCTCAGAGAATGGACACGAGAAGGAATACAGGGTAACTGTGGATAAACCGGTGAGTGAAACCTTCCTGCAGGACATGTCTTCCGGTGTCGCGATTCTGGGAACGGTGACCAAACCTTGCGTGACCTATGCGGTTAGTGAATATGAGTTCGGAATCATTTTGACCCAAGGACTGAACCTGCAAATTCGCCGCATGTGCAAAGAGCTGGGCTACAGAGTGCTTAGACTGGAGCGGATACGGATTATGAATATTAGTCTGCACGGACTGGAACGGGGACATTGGAGGCATTTGGGTGAGGAAGAGCGGGAGGAGCTTTTTTTCCGGCTGAATGGATAA
- a CDS encoding SWIM zinc finger family protein has protein sequence MPELTSSYVDSLAPNAAAMKNGQGLVKKKSFVQLNRSENGELLFGQCSGSGKTPYECSADFIVPDKPVFRCTCPSRQFPCKHALGLLYAYAEGQPFTIADVPEDISAKREKAEKREETKVKQAAEGGEAKPKKVNKSALKKKINAQLEGLDLLEKLVLSLIRSGLSTIDSKTLKTIKEHVKQLGNYYLSGAQIELRRFALLLDEGRDREESYTYAMEQLTRLHAFIKKGRAYLTARSEDPELALDHESTIDEWLGHAWQLSELKEYGLVKEEVELLQLAFYSYDDLARQEYVDLGYWLETNSGEIHRTVYFRPYKAAKLMREEDSFFEVGRIPLLYKYPGEMNARVRYEEITARPVTEADLKQVYSKTHRSYAEVLKQVKNQLKNPLSDKSPVLLLHAASLGVTESGQYVITDESGSRLVLEDIPSLPQGTVDLLPFLPSSLLTDCAILVMFEHHLDSGRLTAQPLTIIKDEAVTRLLY, from the coding sequence TTGCCTGAACTGACATCATCGTATGTAGATTCGCTCGCACCCAACGCCGCTGCCATGAAGAATGGTCAGGGGCTGGTAAAGAAGAAAAGCTTCGTGCAGTTGAACCGTTCGGAGAACGGGGAATTGCTGTTCGGGCAGTGCTCGGGAAGCGGCAAAACGCCTTATGAGTGCTCTGCGGACTTCATTGTGCCGGATAAGCCGGTGTTCCGCTGCACCTGCCCCAGCCGGCAGTTCCCCTGCAAGCATGCGCTGGGCCTGCTGTATGCCTATGCCGAGGGTCAGCCTTTCACAATAGCTGATGTACCCGAGGACATCTCTGCCAAACGCGAGAAGGCCGAGAAACGTGAAGAGACCAAGGTGAAGCAAGCTGCCGAGGGCGGGGAAGCTAAGCCTAAGAAAGTTAATAAATCTGCGCTGAAGAAAAAGATCAACGCTCAGCTTGAAGGGCTTGACCTGCTGGAGAAGCTGGTCCTGTCGCTTATCCGCAGCGGATTATCGACCATTGACAGCAAAACGCTGAAGACGATTAAAGAACATGTGAAGCAGCTTGGCAATTATTATTTGTCAGGAGCACAGATTGAACTGCGCCGGTTCGCGCTGCTGCTGGATGAAGGCCGTGACCGTGAAGAGAGTTATACATATGCGATGGAGCAGTTGACACGGCTTCATGCTTTTATTAAGAAAGGGCGGGCTTATCTGACCGCAAGGAGTGAGGATCCCGAGCTTGCCCTGGATCATGAATCTACTATTGATGAATGGCTTGGACATGCCTGGCAGTTGTCTGAACTGAAGGAATACGGACTGGTGAAGGAAGAGGTCGAGCTTCTGCAATTAGCCTTCTACAGCTACGATGATCTTGCCCGTCAGGAATATGTCGATCTTGGCTACTGGCTGGAAACGAACAGCGGAGAGATTCACCGGACGGTATATTTTCGCCCTTACAAGGCAGCCAAACTGATGCGGGAAGAAGACAGCTTCTTTGAAGTTGGCCGGATTCCCTTGCTCTACAAATACCCCGGAGAGATGAATGCCCGGGTCCGATATGAAGAAATAACAGCGAGACCTGTTACTGAGGCTGATTTGAAGCAGGTCTACAGCAAGACTCACCGCTCTTACGCGGAGGTGCTCAAGCAAGTAAAGAATCAGCTCAAGAATCCGCTGAGTGATAAATCGCCTGTGCTGCTTCTGCATGCAGCAAGTCTTGGGGTAACCGAAAGCGGCCAGTATGTCATCACAGATGAGTCCGGCAGCAGACTGGTACTGGAGGATATCCCTTCGCTGCCTCAGGGGACGGTGGATTTACTGCCGTTTCTTCCGTCTTCCTTACTGACGGACTGTGCCATACTTGTGATGTTCGAGCATCATTTGGATTCAGGACGGCTGACTGCCCAACCGCTGACGATAATCAAGGATGAGGCGGTAACCCGGCTCTTGTACTGA
- a CDS encoding DUF3934 family protein, translated as MVAKSKGGGTGRGTGSKGWTRWNKTAKPVKPKGVAPGSQGSKGNAAAKSSGGTPSGRSK; from the coding sequence ATTGTGGCAAAAAGCAAAGGCGGCGGCACAGGCAGAGGAACAGGCAGCAAGGGCTGGACGCGCTGGAACAAAACGGCAAAGCCGGTGAAACCGAAAGGCGTAGCTCCCGGTAGCCAAGGAAGCAAAGGAAATGCTGCTGCCAAGAGCAGCGGGGGAACTCCATCCGGTCGCAGCAAATAA
- a CDS encoding alpha/beta hydrolase encodes MKLFKFPIKELVYTSSAEYGELKMYVFEPPACDELRPAILFFHGAGFSAGKARLEQFQHHAHYFSALGFVSICVEYRPRHIDGLFSPVTGIKHAKTAVRQVRAQSALLGIDPCRIVVAGASAGGYLALCTAMIETVTGLPDDLSVSSVPDVLIIFNGGVDTAVLIEMFPELSVDLAGASPKDHMRGFLPPSLFFHGTQDENIPYATVEEFVDAMRKAGNDSRLVRFEGLDRLN; translated from the coding sequence ATGAAACTGTTCAAATTCCCGATTAAAGAACTGGTGTATACAAGTAGTGCGGAGTATGGAGAGCTGAAAATGTATGTGTTTGAACCTCCGGCGTGTGATGAGCTGCGTCCAGCCATTTTGTTTTTTCATGGCGCAGGGTTCTCAGCGGGTAAAGCAAGGCTGGAACAGTTTCAGCATCACGCACATTATTTTTCCGCACTCGGTTTTGTTTCGATCTGCGTGGAATACCGTCCAAGGCACATTGATGGTTTGTTCTCACCTGTTACGGGCATTAAGCATGCCAAAACAGCGGTAAGGCAGGTTAGAGCACAGTCTGCTCTTCTCGGGATCGATCCGTGCCGTATTGTCGTTGCAGGCGCTTCTGCCGGAGGTTACCTGGCCCTTTGCACAGCGATGATCGAAACAGTTACTGGTCTTCCCGATGATCTGTCAGTTAGTAGTGTTCCAGATGTGCTCATTATCTTCAACGGTGGGGTGGACACAGCAGTACTCATTGAAATGTTTCCGGAACTTTCGGTTGACCTCGCTGGCGCGTCTCCTAAAGATCATATGAGAGGGTTTTTGCCTCCAAGTCTTTTCTTTCATGGAACACAGGACGAGAATATTCCTTATGCAACCGTGGAGGAATTCGTAGATGCCATGAGGAAAGCCGGCAATGATTCGCGTCTGGTTCGGTTTGAAGGGCTAGATAGATTGAACTGA